In Thunnus thynnus chromosome 17, fThuThy2.1, whole genome shotgun sequence, the genomic window caaagtcagggggttttcagactttttcaggtctcaccagtgtgtcatgtgatcaggcacagtggagagcacagataattttagaccagaaatgcttttctaaactgctgtcactctcacaattttaactcctcaagcacatatcttgcctcactatgttgccacaagcctcctctctctcaaaatgtaaatacatttcacataggacttatagtttttgagatctgaaccttaattgatagagtccctgtcatgttctcattgactgcaatacagtctgcaggatgtgtgtctcctttcactgcagtttcttaaacttacagattctctcttccttcaaacactttttacacatatcattcattctcatgttaaactagtcttgctttcactaatgatgtacagatctctgggcttcaagctctggtttgagacaaatacattttcctcatcaaaatggagattttttcctctcattactGGGAATGTCTGTTGGCacagtggtttagaacactgcTCTCATGATCAGCTACCCCTTAGATGACaaagttgtgtgtttgatacttgctcactgcagtgctcctcataatattgctgTCATGTGCAAAGATGCTTTCCATCTCTATCATGTACCATAAGTCAATTCCTCTCTAGCTtactttaacattattacctaaaGTGTGGATTGCTATTCTTGTTACGTACATCTTTTCCAATTCTACAGATCCAGTCtgagtagtccagtggtttaagttcatgtagtttttcagcaatttaagcccaaagtcagggggttttcagactttttcaggtctcaccagtgtatcatgtgatcaggcacagtggagagcacagataattttagaccagaaatgcttttctaaactgctgtcactctcacaattttaactcctcaagcacatatcttgcctcactatgttgccacaagcctcctctctctcaaaatgtaaatacatttcacataggacttatagtttttgagatctgaaccttaattgatagagtccctgtcatgttctcattgactgcagtacagtctgcaggatgtgtgtctcctttcactgcagtttcttaaacttacagattctctcttccttcaaacactttttacacatatcattcattctcatgttaaactagtcttgctttcactaatgatgtacagatctctgggcttcaagctctggtttgagacaaatacattttcctcatcaaaatggagtttttttcctctcattactGGGAATGTCTGTTGGCacagtggtttagaacactgcTCTCATGATCAGCTACCccttagatgacaaggttgtgtgtttgatacttgctcactgcagtgctcctcataatattgctgTCATGTGCAAAGATGCTTTCCATCTCTATCATGTACCATAAGTCAATTCCTCTCTAGCTtactttaacattattacctaaaGTGTGGATTGCTATTCTTGTTACATACATCTTTTCCAATTCTACAGATCCAGTCtgagtagtccagtggtttaagtTCATGTCACCTCTCAactccttttagatccaaaggttgtgagtttgAGTCCTActtagggcagaactcagtagTCGAAGGATGCAGGAGTGCACAGctgatgtcaatctgcttaatgagctgagctgaactgaactgcttttttgtcaattttatgCAATTGACAGGCTAAATACCCAAATCTGGCCAGGTGttactgtgtgacatgttagctcaatgcatagcatgtctgtcttacaaacatgagggtgTAAATTCAATTCCAACCATTGCTAATTTTAATcttggtagatttttcaatacTCTTCTgcttccagttatgcaatctaaattcactttcagcaatcacacgcaatttctacagaaattacattttctagttaataattataattaaataagaaataataataatttataattctAATTAGAATTACAattataaacaaataattttggCTTATGTAGCAAAAGGACAAAAGGCTGCCAGACATTCTACATACGTGatactgtattttatgaataaatatgaatgatGTTAGAGAAACCATTGGTGCTTTCCACAGACAGTTTGCCTAATCTATAGTTTAACAATCACATAACATTACAAACATTACAGTTGGGCTTTTTTCACGTCTAATCCTTTTACTCTCCCATCTGATCAGCTGACCAGTCAATAAATAGATGATCAACAGGGTGAGGACATCAGGTAAAATCAACTTCCACATAGGACAGACCTGTGTCTCCTCGTCTCTGACACATTTAAGTGATTGGTACATCCTCCATGATGGCAGACTCTGATCGATTTCTTGGTCACAGgctggaggatggaggagcGGAGACAGAAGGAAGCAGAATTAGCTGAATGGAAACACCCTGAATGTTTGTCAAAGTCAGCGTATCTGACTgcatgtgattgtgtgtgtacatgtattaGTCATTTCAGGGACAAACAATCTGTTCACACTCTACATTCCCACCGGAAGACCACACAGTCTCGGCTGATGAGCCACAATAACACCATGAAATACCATAACATGACAGAATATGAacaagacaaaatgtgaaacttACACAGAAGCATTTGAAATGATATTTATTATACTGCATTACTGTTGCAATTCCACTCTGACAAAGTGGAACAAACTCTCTTAAAATATTgtcacatttaataaaatagaGCTCAGATATGTTTATGGTCTCAACGTCTGGACCAGACAAAGAGCAGAAGTCAGAGTGAAACAGATTAAATAGCTGTCGAACACGAAGGCTACAAAACATTGATGTCATAGTCAGAAGTAATTAAATACAACAGCATTGTAATTGGTAGTTATGTTTCTTTCCTGAGGAGCCTCCTTTGATGCAGCGAGCTGAACATCGTCTTCACCTGAACTTTAGCCTCGACCTTTCTAAACACTTCTGTTCACTCTCAGAGACTAGAGACATCTCTCAGGCTGAAGCTCCTCAGTTAAAGATTTTATGCTGAAGATTCACAATAACTAAACATGATTACATAGAGATTCAAACTTGATTATATGTGTTACAAACACAATTAATCTCACTGTAAATATTGATAATGTAGTCGAGAGTGACTTTACAGTCATTGATTAGCTTTTACTTCACTGCATCAGTTTACTTCTTCTATTCAGTATCTGCCATGAAAggtagtgtttttatttaaagacacaaacatcagaaacatcatgtgaccaaaagtatgtggacagcaTGTTCAACAAGTCTTAAATCAAAACAACCAAGAGACAAGTCAGAGTCTAAAGACTGACACAAGACTGAAAAAAGCCTTGAGATCAAGACCAGGTCCAGTCCaagtaaaaaaacatgaaagaagtCTGAGTCAAAACGATCATGAGGTCGAGAAAAGTCCAGATAATGATAACTGTCCCGATGACAACATGTACAAAGTCATGGTTCAGCTGTTACATATGTCTGCTATGTTTGAGTGTCCtcatatttttggccatgtagCGTCTCTTCAGATGAATCAGTTCCTCTCTCATTAGAAGTTAAAGGAGCCTCTCTGACTAACCAGACTCTGCAGATTCTCTCTCACGGAACTGAAGTGCTGCTGAATCTCATGCTTCTGTCCGCCATACCTGTGATCATAATATGCCTCTAAAAATTTGTCAGGGTTGCTGAAAAAATCAAGGGTGTGCCCTTTTGAATTTTCATCCACTAGAACGGTATTTCTAAAAGGAGAGCCTGCCTCCACCGTAAATGACAtcttgcacttctttctgatcATCTCCTTGTGTTCTTTGAACAGCTGGATCAGGTCGTTCTGGTAATCAGAGATGAGAGTCTCCACGGTGTTGCAGGTAACCGTCCCTCCCAGTCTCACCAGATGAATCAGCATCTGGATGTGGAAGGCCGCCCCGTTTACCCAGGCCTTCAGAGCCTCGTTCGTCATGTGGCCGTCCCTCAACATGGAGTTCTTCAGCTTGGTGAGCGACGTGCTAAGCTTGCCCTCAATCTGCTTCAGGTCGCTGCTCAGCTCATGTCTATTGGTGAAGTTCATCCTGCATCTCTTCAGACACTCATCGATCTGATCCCAGACCTCGGAGGCTTTCTCCTCAGCAAACACGCAGCGCAGAGCGTCCTTCATGCTCTCCTCCGCCGGACTGAACGACACAATGTCAATGAAGATGGCGATGGCGAGCGCTCCAAGGCCCGCCAGCTCAGGAGCTGACGTGAAGGCGCCCAGCTTCTCCGCCAGGTTCTTGATCCAGTCTGGAGCGCAGTCAGACGCCTCCATCCTCCTCTCATAGTGTTGTCTCAGCATGTCTGAAGAATCCAGACTGCAGAAATCCACGATTCTCTGATTGACTTTCACATCAGGACCATCGCCGAGTTCACGCACAGACTTGTCGATTCGTTCCTCCTCACTCAGCCCGTTACCCATCGTGTGGTTGTCAGGGTTaggtaatgatgatgatgatgatgatgaagtagTGATCTGTggaacactgaaacacacaaaatgaacacagtTAATCGTAGCGCtctagagctgaaacgattagatGATTGATAGAAgattaattggcaacaatttaATCATGTCTCCACCATAGCAACAGTcactgaggatcatgggtaggctaatgtagccgcttcgGCTATCATactgaaaggaaggatgtgtgatgatatcgttcaaaggaagagctgacgaagttcttattttgaagacgtttattagacgatggccatcgggtccattccatgtacaaagatggtctgggcaaCGTACCCCTGTCGGTGCATAGCTTATAtggggttacacatctgtatcttatcaccTGAATAACATAGGTTTTCCATGGGCACTAGGTCAGTTGGGAGCCCTCCAATCAAGTGGTTGACAGCTACCTCACCACATATTATGTATCATTAcataccacatctggaacagttccaaacttgaccataaacccattatttgtatttaaaggtCCCCCCAAGAAGGGCTATATCATATTACCTAAAATGACGTGTAGATTATGGAATATTTAGGTCATCTGTCCAACAtccaaaatcagtaaaaaacatagggtcagataaaagtcatactaacacatacaaaactgacaaaaatacttgatttctaaaccaaaattgcacggtcttttgaatttggttttctggattttcgttgggaaacaaaaaaggaatagatcacgtgatttagtttttcatttttggtttaaaatgaaaaaaacgaATTGGCTTGATGTCCGCAGACCTGTGCAATATTCAATCCAAAgaggaataacgataaaacaaATCGGCAAAAAccaacaaataacagatttaccgttcttgggtttttgaattacaaagaaattacgaattatccgatgatacctggaccTTCTCCTGTGTGCGCTCATTCTTTCCTCTCGAGCAGTTTAACTGAGCGGGGCACACACCTTTGTCCTGCTTagcaagtcagagcccagaagccccgccccACTGTGATGTaacagtgtttatatcaaacagacCCTGCTGCACTCAGACACGGAGCTGAGAGGCTCGTTGTTCGAGTGTCtattcaaagtttattcatattaaacgtgTCATGTGTCCAAATTTCACCAAAAGAGCGTCTGTCTCCATGGTAAATcacctgttgagtgtttgatggttgtttatttgtgctttagaacataactgcagtgaaacaatcagaaaatttTTCTGGTCTTCTTAAAAATGAGTCAACCGAGcctaacttttaatgttatcaaatgaagacaGATGTCTTCCTCTCCTatctctcatggcagggttgtacagctctgacTATAACATGAAGTCACAGAGCCCAAAGGACCCTAATCCCTGATCGCTTGTTTATTCTCAATTTATAATACTGAATGTGTTGTGTGTCCTAATTGCACCAGATTGCACTCCCTTGTGTCCCCAACAATACACCTACCAAAtgtgaagtagatcagatgaacagttctcgagatatgcgaaggacaaacatacagacagacagagattccttgctttatatagagactagtgcagtgcccgttcaaaacgggtcgatttctcaatacctagagagagttgtgcccgtcccctaaacgcctctcatgATGACTATCAGCAGACActacaatttaccgatgctccctaaacgcctcacGCAGAATATCTGaagactacaattttgagttgagctgcAGTTGATCGGATGAATTgtagtgcccgttcaaaacgtggctgagacatcctgcactatgcCTTAAACATACATAGAAAGTTCCCACATGTGAGGAACAGGAATAAAGcttaactctctaaactttttcaattaattttctatgGTAGTTCTCGTCACTAGGGGtgtaatcccacctccaacCACAGTGTGaattgcaatggcagagtggcgctgtctgtatttctgctcgTTGACTCAACGGGCAGAAGAAGTAAATCAACATTATCAATgttatttatgaggtattttatATTCTCAAGAATCGCTCATCCAAATAACTTAACACgtcgacactgcacttccttgttTCCCCAGCAACTCACCTGTCAGCtatgaagtagatcagatgaacggtTCTCAAGATACgtgaaggacaaacacacatccatacagacagactgacagagattCCTTGTTTTATATAGAGATCATCTGCCCTTACTGCactgatagatagatagatagatagatagatagatagatagatagatagatagatagatagatagatagatagatggaggAATGGATAGCATAGCCGCGGGAACATTATTTCAGTTTGGGGTGCTCGAAAATCTGTTTTGAGTgtattaaatacctgcagcgTAGTTTTGCTGTTTTCTACAGAAACAAATCCAATTATTTCATTTTCGCGTATCAGCGCCCACGTTCACCAAATAAAAAAACGCAAATTTGTAAAGTATCAAGCGTGTTATTAATACTTAGTGGGACGACGGACATtacaattataaactgactGTCTGCAGAGTCAGAGTCAGCCGGAACACCAGCTGTCAGCgggcagctgctctcatgtctccagGTGTCGGTCAGCGTCATTGataaatatcttattttgtaaaatgtccggTGTATCCGGTAACACCTGTGTTGTCACGAGTTTATTAGTCGGTGGGAAAATTTCCTCACCGCGGCATCCTTACCTTCCTCTCAGAGAGATTTCTGCAGACGAGCTCACATCACATGTAGACTCTGCtgaacacttcctgtctgattTCTGTTTACGGCTTCAAAAGTGAAAGTTAAATCAGAGCTGCATAAACAGACTGCTGTCGCCTCCTGCTGGTCAGCtgtgtcctcctcttcctcttcctcctcctccacgaccaacacattacacactgacagaccaGACCGTGGAGGATAGAAATATATGTTAGAGACCCTTTACAGATGACAATGtgcatcatttattttaaactgtgatcagtcagcatttatttatttaaatgtaatgtctGCAATGACTCAGCAGTTTATATTAACCTAAATCTAAATCTGCAGTGCTCTGATTGGACAGTATgaaacaacatactgtagtttttgTTAGACTTTGAcgataaaatacaaaattgaaATTGCATTGAATTGAAATTTAATAGATAGATAGTTTATCAGCCACATGTTTTgggtacagtattttatattctgcagcacaaacacataaatggacaacagcagaCAATCAACATATCATTACAACACAGTACAGGGATACAGTCAACATATCATCCCAGAAACATAGTACACACAACCATATACAGCAGGTGCACGGTAATGCGTGTCAGTAGTGTGTGAGGAGGGGCTAGAGGGAGGAGGTCAGAGTCAAAAAGCTGTGCAGCCTTTAGTCCTAGCGGACAGTGAGCTGTAGCGCCTCCCTGAGggaaggagctggaggaggtgaTGAGCAGGATGTGAGGAGTCGGACATgatctttgtttgtttacagttcGCTGAGTATGTAAAGATTCAGCTGAGGGGAATGGGTTGCCTATGATTTTGGATGTCTGGTTGACAATCCATCGTAATccactgaaatgattatttattaaatatactgCATTACTGTAACTATTCATAACGTAGTCGAGAGTGACTTTATAGTAAATCCTTCAGTCATTGATCATATTTTACTTCACTGCATCAGTTTACACCAAACAATAGAAACAGTATGtgaccaaaagtatgtggacagccCTGTTCAACAAGTCAAAACAACTAGAAGAAAGACAAGTTTAATTTAAATCACCCACATGAGGTCGAGAAAAGTCCAGATAATGATAACTGTCCTGATGACAATGTGTACAAAGTCTTGGTACAGCTTTTACATATGTCTGCTATGTTTGAGTGTCCTCATACTTTTGTCTCTCTCATTAGAAGTTAAAGGAGTCTCTCTGACTAACCAGACTCTGCAGATTCTCTCTCATGTAATTGAAGTGGTTCTCAGTCTCACGCTTTTGTTGGCCATACCTGTGATTGTAATACAGCTTCTGAAATTCTGCACGGCGGAAGTTGTGAAAATTAAGAGTGTGCCGTTTTGCATCTTCATCCACTAGAACGAATACTGACTGAAACATTTCACCCATCTTAAACAACACTGTGCACTTCTTTTCAGTCATCTTCTCATGCTCTTTGAACAGCTGGTCCAGCTCAGTCTGGTAAGCAGAGATGAGAGTCTTCACGGTGTTGCAGGTAACCGTCCCTCCCAGTCTCACCAGGTGAATCAACATCTGGATGTGGAAGGCCGCCCCGTTCACCCAGGCCTTCAGAGCTTCGTTCGTCATGTGGCCGTCCCTCAACATGGAGTTCTTCAGCTTGGTGAGCGCAGCGCTCAACTGGCACTCGATCCGCTGCAGGTCGCTGCTCAGCTTTTGGTCATCGTTAATGTGCATCATGCATCTCTTCAGACACTCGTCGATCTGATCCCAGACCTCGGAGGCTTTCTCCTCAGCAAACACGCAGCGCAGAGCGTCCTTCATGCTCTCCTCCGGTGGACTGAATGACACGATGTCGATGAAGATGGCGACGGCGAGCGCTCCGAGACCCCCCAGCTCAGGAGCTGACATGAAGGCGCCCAGCTTCTCCGTCAGGTTCTTGATCCAGTCTGGAGCGCAGTCAGACGCCTCTATCCTCCTCTCATAGTGTCGTCTCAGCATGTCTGAAGAATCCAGACTGCAGAACTTCACAATGTTCTGATTGACTTTCACATCTGGACCGTCGCTGAGTTCATCCACAAACCTGTCGAGTTCTTGCTGCTTCCACTCCTTCCTCATCTCCTCAGTCAGAATGAAACCCATAGTGTGGTTGTCAGggtctgatgatgatgatgatgatgatgatgatgtagtGATCTGTggaacactgaaacacacaaaatgaacacagtTAATTGTAGCactaatgattaattgattgacagaagaTTAATTGGCAAAACTTTAatcattcaagtcatttttaagcaaaagtgTCAAAAATTCTCTCTTAGCAGCTTAAACTTtttccattattatttttttaatcttttaaactcattatatttaattatggGCCTTAGGGTCTATGTGCTCATTTATAGGAATGAACCACTTCTgttgtcttgtgttgttttttgtttgcattcatcaatataataataataatatacatttccattgttttttatattgCCTCGGCTCTTATGTTAAAAACTGGAACATGATAAATATctaaatgatatatatatatatatatatatatatttgagcacggctaggtgtgctgtcatgctgatttgagcacgttctaaatgtctagttgaccaatcagatggCTTGGTCGGAACTACGTGTTGTATAATGATGGAACAAAGTGTTAAGTTGTTAGTTGGTAAGTGCCCCTCATTAAATTTGAGTTCACACGAAGTggttcatttgcaaaaaaattcaataatttcttcaaagtagctgctgtgtaacttGATTCTTAAGACATGTCTTTGAAAGgtttatgtaaaaatgtgtatcagctgaacaacaataaataaaagttgaaatatttccatttctgtAGTAATTATGGTCACTTtggaaaaagtcattaaattatCAGGCTAAAAGAACACAATGTTCAGGgtgtttttattgctctcaaatgtaaaaacaggtcaaatttgacccgaacagtatgtaagggtcaCTAAATCCAAGCAAATCATTTTCCAGAGGAAATATTTCCATTATTTCCATGTGCCAGTCAATGTGCATTCTTTATCTTAAACTTCAATCAGTCAGCATAACTTATTCAAATGCAATGTCTGCAAGTTTATATTGACCTAAAACTGTTATCTGCAGCGCTCTGATTGGACAGTATAAAACAACACACTAGTTTTTGTTGGACTTTGACTCACAGTACTGCTGAGCTACAAGAATAACACTCCATAAAATACcataaaatgactaaaatgattatgaacgagaaaaaatatgaaacttaCACAGAAGcatttgaaattatattataCTGCATTATTGTTGCAATTCCACTCTGACAAAGAGGAACAAACTCTCCTAAAATATTgtcacatttattaaaatagAGCTCAGATATGTTTAGTGAAACAGATTAAATCGCTGTCGAACACGAAGGCTACAAAACATTGACGTCATAGTCAGAAGTAATTAAATATAACAGCATTGTAATGTCAGGGTGGGTGAGTGGAGTacgtggacccaaatgcagagacggTAGGCGGGGACAATCcaatgcagatattttttaatgaaaaagcaaaaagtcatTGGAACAAACCAGAACACAGGAGAAGCAGACAACTCGACAAAGaccgaactgaaaactggagtataaatacacagggagtgattgcaaatgaagcacaggtgagggaaacgagacacaggtgagacacatgaaataatcaaacacaggaagtaaggTGACCAGACACgaggaaatattacaaaataaaacaggaattaaagtaaacaaacaggtgacacaaaaaacacaggaacacacaagggaacagagaaaaccaaaaccaggaaacaaatgcaacacaaatgaaagagcccctcaaaaagtccaactaaaaacagaaaaagtctgagggcatcacAATCAGGATAACAAAAACCAAGgaagtcaaaagaacaaaaacacaaagagtccaaaaaacagaaaaattccTGGTAGGACGTGACATGTAATTGTTAGTTATGTTTCTTTCCTGAGGAGCCTCCTTTGATGCAGCAAGCTGAACATCGTCTTCGTCTGAACTTTAGCCTCGACCTTTCTAAACACTTCTGTTCACTCTCAGAGACTAGAGACATCTCTCAGGCTGAAGCTCCTCAGTTAAAGATTACATGCTGAAGATTCACAATAACTAAACATGATTACATAGAGATTCAAACTTGATTATATGTGTTACAAACACAATTAATCTCACTGTAAATATTGATAATGTAGTCGAGAGTGGCTTTACGGTCATTGATTAGATTTTACTTCACTGCATCAGTTTACTTCTTCTATTCAGTATCTACCATCAAAggtagtgtttttatttaagacaCCAAACATTAGAAACAGTATGTGATCAAATGTATGTGGACAGCCCTGTTCAACAAGTCTAAGCCAAAACAACCAAGAGACAAGTCAGAGTCTAAAGACCCGCAAGACGGAGACGAACTgtgaagacaaagagaaaattaaataaagtccaaaccatgaatctctgctgtgtttaaatgtacacAGTggtaactgcttatagtgatcacagatacagtgatcagctgctcatatggatcaaaaagctctgagACAGAATCAGTCATATACAACACTTTACTTCAATGATAagcggctgctgctgcctgaACACTGAAATCATGACGGACGAACGTCGTCTTCTCTAAGTTTCTGACAATAAAAGGGAAAGAAATTCAAGCAAAATTCACTGCTATCTTCACCTGTTCTACCACCGAGGAAAATAAGGAACTTGTCACCTGCAAAAGTcaaaacctgctgcttcaaaaatgtacacaatgtgtttgaaacagctgtactgtattttgtcagtcaataaaattcagtatcgttatattcatgtaggctaataaatatacaaatgtcaattagatggtattctgcatgagaaattaagaaaaagaaaaggttatgatattatagtgatatttgagctggacagacgtgatcactaagtggtttccactgtacttatatccttctccagtttctttatCTCCAACTGCAAGTTAATGTTTAACTTTCATTGACGCTTGTTAATggacattttgtgaaagagaaaatgtgtcaaagagtttGATAATGTTGGTAAGTTGGTTCTCTTAAGTTGCCGACACCATAGTTATAAacatacatctgatattatctagTCTTCtgataatatgaataataatgatgaatgctaatttattaacaaataaagataaaaccatgaacAGGGACAAACGCTGCTCTTCACTTTCCTCACACAGACTCATCAAACCAACCTTCAAGTAATACGTTCactcctctaacctttaggccatcaCTACCTGCCCacagatttatatttaatctgtcatcaatTTGTGCCAAGTCGtctccttcaccttgttaattgcagcagttttgcccttttttGGTGAAAAGTCCTTTATATCCTTCATATGGTTTCATCAGCAAACAGTAGATCCTCTGAACCTGTGCTGGACATTGCTCTGCATCTTTACAAGAAGTCACGTGACTCACAGAAACTGAGCAACAGTATAAAGTCTGATGCAGGAAAAACTCTTCAGCAGTGAGACGAAGGAACAAACTCAGAGCCTGAACTCAGTCTCAGTCtctggtttttaaaaaagaaactttacTTAAACACAACAGGAAAAGTTTTTGGAC contains:
- the LOC137168291 gene encoding uncharacterized protein, whose protein sequence is MGNGLSEEERIDKSVRELGDGPDVKVNQRIVDFCSLDSSDMLRQHYERRMEASDCAPDWIKNLAEKLGAFTSAPELAGLGALAIAIFIDIVSFSPAEESMKDALRCVFAEEKASEVWDQIDECLKRCRMNFTNRHELSSDLKQIEGKLSTSLTKLKNSMLRDGHMTNEALKAWVNGAAFHIQMLIHLVRLGGTVTCNTVETLISDYQNDLIQLFKEHKEMIRKKCKMSFTVEAGSPFRNTVLVDENSKGHTLDFFSNPDKFLEAYYDHRYGGQKHEIQQHFSSVRENLQSLVSQRGSFNF